A region of Pseudopipra pipra isolate bDixPip1 chromosome 10, bDixPip1.hap1, whole genome shotgun sequence DNA encodes the following proteins:
- the FOXL2 gene encoding forkhead box protein L2 → MMSNYPDGEEDTVALLAHDTSGSKEPERVKEELSTDKGPEKPDPSQKPPYSYVALIAMAIRESAEKRLTLSGIYQYIISKFPFYEKNKKGWQNSIRHNLSLNECFIKVPREGGGERKGNYWTLDPACEDMFEKGNYRRRRRMKRPFRPPPTHFQPGKTLFSPDSYGYLSPPKYLQSTFMNNSWPLAQPPAPMPYTSCQMSGGNVSPVNVKGLSGPASYSPYSRVQSMALPSMVNSYNGMGHHHHHPHAHHPQQLSPASPAPPAAPAANGAGLQFACARQPTELSMMHCSYWEHDSKHSALHSRIDI, encoded by the coding sequence ATGATGAGCAATTACCCGGACGGCGAGGAAGACACAGTGGCGCTACTGGCTCATGACACCAGCGGCAGCAAGGAGCCGGAGCGAGTCAAGGAGGAGCTGAGCACGGACAAGGGCCCCGAGAAGCCGGACCCCTCGCAGAAGCCCCCCTACTCCTACGTGGCCCTAATCGCCATGGCCATCCGGGAGAGCGCTGAGAAGAGGCTCACGCTGTCTGGAATCTACCAGTACATCATCAGCAAGTTCCCTTTCTACGAGAAGAACAAGAAGGGCTGGCAGAACAGCATCCGCCACAACCTCAGCCTCAACGAGTGCTTCATCAAGGTGCCCCGGGAGGGCGGCGGCGAGCGCAAGGGCAACTACTGGACCCTGGACCCCGCCTGCGAGGACATGTTCGAGAAAGGCAACTACCGCAGGAGACGAAGGATGAAACGGCCTTTCCGGCCGCCTCCGACCCACTTCCAGCCTGGCAAGACCCTCTTCAGCCCAGACAGCTATGGCTACCTGTCCCCGCCCAAGTACTTGCAGTCTACCTTCATGAACAACTCGTGGCCGCTGGCGCAGCCCCCCGCGCCCATGCCCTACACCTCCTGCCAGATGTCTGGCGGGAACGTCAGCCCCGTCAATGTGAAAGGACTCTCGGGCCCGGCGTCCTACAGCCCCTACTCGCGGGTGCAGAGCATGGCGCTGCCCAGCATGGTGAACTCCTACAACGGCATgggccaccaccaccaccacccgcACGCCCACCACCCGCAGCAGCTCAGCCCGGCCAGCCCCGcgccgccggcggccccggcggcgaACGGAGCCGGCCTCCAGTTTGCCTGCGCCCGTCAGCCCACCGAGCTGTCCATGATGCACTGTTCCTACTGGGAGCACGACAGCAAACACAGCGCCCTACACTCCCGCATAGACATCTAG